One genomic region from Dermacentor variabilis isolate Ectoservices chromosome 6, ASM5094787v1, whole genome shotgun sequence encodes:
- the Noc3 gene encoding nucleolar complex protein 3, whose amino-acid sequence MDTQRRKQWRKGRLAKRRRTADDSDEHAFEKVPRRSMANDTPSVRVLLPVKTKHGVVQKTQVLARKDDWPLESDEAHGLSASEDDVEDQPETPPVAEESPEQETLSTAVKSLSEKYRQLQQVKQKIGSLASAIVEDPQDKVGHFKELVAFVRDGAPGISHIVQRLAALTLLEVFKDVVPGYAITVPTAHSTGPKQKLKKETRALISYEEALLRYYGQYVGCLRKILARHMKRLKSPQSAMRLRLSTTLAQVAARCVCGMLVAHPHFNLRGQLIELAVHCLGSADDKMSLTASQALRLLYRQDRLGESTLDAVKRTRALLKARGLQVHPRVLEPFLSLRLRQPKAADQGHNIDLKKVREGLRKMSRKEHRQHKRMRRLEAQLRETEAEESDIRKDRLQGQILQQLLWTYAHVLKQVPQRPELKPLLRPVFKGLSQYAHLVNLDFLEDILDALGTLLNLLGSRDAPCCLKAAFALLSGQGQALTVDPQQFYVALFRCLLESPPASARTLLLCWRLMVVNRCRSLSVYRLKALCKRFTTVCLNHAHSLGLTLSLGTLLRSEPRLQGLLEVADSQTIFRPLLGDPDHAGCAPLWELHMLRKHYDPSTAAIAKAVASVNRIPPMLASLDPVRVAGKRIDPLVAFPGCGPRANVQRRSAKDRINKRKQRPAKGALHNKDNK is encoded by the exons ATGGATACACAGCGCAGAAAGCAGTGGCGTAAAGGTCGGCTAGCCAAGCGTCGGCGTACTGCGGATGACAGCGATGAGCACGCTTTTGAGAAGGTCCCCCGTCGAAGCATGGCTAACGACACCCCGAGCGTGCGTGTGCTCCTTCCAGTTAAAACGAAGCACGGTGTTGTGCAGAAGACCCAGGTGCTCGCCAGAAAGGACGACTGGCCTTTGGAATCTGACGAAGCCCACGGGCTGTCTGCTTCGGAGGACGACGTGGAAGATCAGCCGGAGACGCCGCCAGTCGCAGAAGAGTCCCCCGAGCAGGAAACTCTTAGCACAGCAGTCAAGTCGCTGTCCGAGAAGTATCGGCAGCTTCAGCAAGTCAAGCAGAAGATTGGCTCTCTTGCGAGTGCCATTGTAGAAGATCCTCAGGATAAAGTAGGTCATTTCAAGGAGCTTGTCGCCTTCGTTCGCGACGGAGCGCCGGGCATTTCGCACATTGTGCAGAGGCTGGCAGCGCTTACGCTGCTCGAAGTATTCAAAGACGTCGTGCCGGGCTACGCCATCACGGTGCCAACCGCGCATAGTACCGGGCCTAAGCAAAAGCTAAAGAAAGAGACGCGAGCATTGATTAGTTACGAGGAGGCGTTGCTGCGGTACTACGGGCAGTATGTAGGTTGCTTGCGGAAAATATTGGCGCGACATATGAAGAGGCTCAAGTCTCCCCAAAGCGCTATGCGCCTGCGTCTGTCAACAACGCTGGCCCAGGTTGCTGCTCGCTGTGTATGCGGTATGCTTGTGGCGCACCCCCATTTCAACCTGCGCGGACAGCTGATTGAACTGGCCGTCCATTGCCTGGGTAGTGCCGACGACAAGATGTCGTTGACAGCGTCTCAGGCACTCCGCCTGTTGTACCGCCAGGACCGGCTGGGAGAGAGCACACTGGATGCTGTCAAACGTACCAGGGCCCTCCTGAAGGCTAGAGGTCTTCAG GTGCACCCCCGTGTCTTGGAGCCATTCCTGTCCCTGCGTCTAAGGCAGCCCAAGGCCGCAGACCAGGGTCACAACATTGATCTCAAGAAAGTGCGCGAGGGGCTGCGAAAAATGTCACGGAAGGAGCACCGCCAACACAAGCGCATGCGGCGTCTTGAGGCCCAGCTCCGTGAGACAGAGGCAGAGGAAAGCGACATCCGTAAGGATCGCCTTCAAGGACAGATACTGCAGCAGCTGCTATGGACGTATGCCCATGTTCTCAAACAGGTGCCTCAGAGGCCAGAGCTAAAGCCCCTGCTTCGTCCAGTGTTCAAAGGTCTCTCCCAGTATGCGCACCTGGTCAATCTTGACTTCCTGGAGGACATTCTAGATGCACTAGGCACTCTGCTCAACTTGCTAGGATCCCGGGATGCTCCCTGCTGCTTGAAGGCGGCATTTGCACTTCTGTCAGGGCAAGGTCAAGCCCTCACTGTCGACCCTCAGCAATTCTATGTAGCATTGTTCAGGTGTTTGCTGGAAAGCCCTCCTGCCAGTGCTCGCACATTGCTACTGTGCTGGCGGCTGATGGTGGTGAACCGCTGCAGAAGTCTGTCAGTGTACCGCCTTAAAGCATTGTGCAAACGGTTTACCACAGTATGTCTTAATCATGCTCACTCACTTGGCCTAACCCTATCACTTGGCACATTGCTCAGGAGTGAACCGCGGCTGCAGGGACTGCTTGAGGTAGCAGACTCGCAAACCATCTTTCGCCCCTTGCTCGGAGACCCTGACCATGCTGGCTGTGCTCCACTTTGGGAGCTGCACATGCTGCGAAAGCATTATGACCCCTCAACGGCTGCCATTGCCAAGGCCGTTGCCTCAGTCAATCGCATTCCACCGATGCTGGCCAGCCTTGACCCTGTCCGTGTGGCGGGCAAGCGCATTGATCCACTTGTGGCATTCCCAGGTTGTGGGCCACGAGCTAACGTACAGCGCAGATCTGCTAAAGATAGGATCAATAAACGTAAACAAAGGCCTGCTAAAGGTGCTCTGCATAACAAAGACAACAAATAA